From the genome of Rhododendron vialii isolate Sample 1 chromosome 10a, ASM3025357v1:
AGGATCCGATGACTCACAACGGGTAAATcctttaactttttcttttcttttttccttttctttattcaaaatccTCGATCCAAATACAGCATACGCAAAGGATCATCGAATAAAGGGAACCAAAGGAGAAATCTCGACTATTCACTTCATTTCTCTTAGGCTTTCCATTTGTCATTTCCTTCCCTTCTGCAATTCTTCTCCAAATCCACGTCTCAAACACCGCTTTCCCGATCAGTGCACTGGCCAAAGCAGAAGAAGAAACTTCCTCTAGTGTTTTCCGCAGGGGTATTTGGAGTTTCCCCGAAGTCCCTTCTCACAGGCATCAAGGAACTTAAACCAGGAGACTGTGGTGGGAATACGGCATTCTCAGAAGCAAAAATCCTAGGTGGGATAATGGGCTCTAGCGGTGAAATTGTACAGAGATAATTTAGAAGCATTTGTATGATTTGGCTGAAGTTAGGCCGAGCATTTGGATCCTCCCTCCAACATGAAGTCACAATTAAAGCAAGTTCTTCTGGGAGGTCATCGGCACTTGGCCTCGTATTCTgatacaaaaacaaacaaagcagAACCTCAAATCATGGCCGAAAAACGCTTTGTGCCGAAActcatcagagagagagagagagagagagagagagagagagagagagagaaattactTTGAATGCAGCTGCATATGCTGCCTGCAAATTTGACATGCCTTCAAATGGTAACTTATTATGAATGAGCTCCCATAATACTATTGCAAAGCTATAGGCATCCACCTTGTGGTTGTAATGCTTCTTTTCTCCCTGCCTTAGAGTAACTGTGCTGTAAAGCTGCAATAGAATTGGCCGATAACCTTGTAATCAGTTATTTAAGTGCCAAACATCACCCCTCATAGAAGACATACCGAcgggaaaacaaaaaagcaaatcAAAGAGAAAAAGTTGTGCACCAGTCAATATTTTACCTCGGGAGCCATCCATCGATAAGTTCCGGTTTCTGCAGTCATCATCTCTGTTAATGACTCTTCTCTGGCCAAACCAAAATCCGCCAGTTTAACAGTTCTGTGATCTGCCGTCAAGAGTAAGTTCTCTGGAAAACAAATTACGCCGAAACTAAATCATCATCTTTGTCACTGACGACTCTTGAAAACCATAGGGGAATctagagaggaaaaaaagaataactatATTGGTGACTATAGAGAAACCAGAATGCCAAGTTAAGTTACACAAAATTTTCGTGACCCATACAAGATAACCAACAGAAGAATTGTACCAGTCCATATAGAATGCCGTTCAACATGGCATAGTCAGAGATCATGGGAAATTTAAACTCGAAACATGAGTTTTATGTATTAGGTTCAGAACGGCATCCAATCATTTTGAATTCAACTATGATTAGGTTGTAATTGGATCTATGATTTTGGAGGGACTTGctaagagaaatgaaaatgtatCTTCATTTGCGAATTGAAATCCCCTGTATATTCTTTTTCATGATAAATCCTCCACAAGTCCTTGATCCGAACACAACCTCAAGGGGATCGTTATAACACATACTGAAAAGAATAACTACGTCCATGGACAAAACTGGTAACTGAAAGAAAATCTCTGCTCACATCACCAGCAACCCTCTACTGCATATTGGATACTCAAAGTAGTTAGTCTCGGGACAAAGAAAGTTCATACCACACTACTAGAAAACATATTTTCGGATTAATGCTGGTAGTTTCATGGTATTCAAATTAGTCTTCACAAGCTTCCTTCAACTCTCTCTTAAAGGAAAGAACCTCGAACGCAAAATGTTCATTATTTCAGGAAGTGTGAACAATAACTTATGGCAGTAGAAATAGTCCCAGTTTTCCTTTTGATTAGCTGCAATGAGGTATTGGAATGAAGAAGCCAATGCCCAAATGAAGAAGCTCTACATTACCATTTAGTTTCAGCAATTACAGGACCAAAACTCCGCATACTGGCAAAATTTGGGTaatatttcaaacttaaaaaatcGACATTCCAATTAAGGCAAGTGATAAAAACTAGTACCAGGTTTCAAGTCACGATGTATAATTCCATGAGAATGTAAGCATTCCATTGCACGAGCAATATCAAGTGCAAATCCAATTGCTACATGCATATCCAAGCTCCTTGGCCTCCTGTTTAACAAATACTTTCGCAAGGTCCCACCCGATAGAAGTTCAGTTACTATCACCATCACAGGTTCCCTACAAGCTCCAATGAACTGCAGACATAAAGTGGAACCCAATCATTTTTTCAGAAGTGCAAATCAAATCCAATTCTACACAAAACTCATTGGCAAATGTCATTGACCTAACTACATACTGACATTTACTTCCTCCATCTGTTTGGTACATCCGTACAAGGCaagaaatacagaaaaatgaaaaacaaaaaacattgcTTCAATGTTAGAAAAACTACCTTAACTAAATTCTTGTGTTCAACTTTCGTTAACATTGCAACCTCTCTAGCAAACCGACCATTCCTCTTTGCAATCTCCTCCGGGGTGTCCCCGTTTGGAACCATTTTAATCGCAACGCTGTGGTTTTTATATCTGGAGTACACCATATGACCAAAACCATTTAGTTGAAAAACAGCATAAGCAGAAAGCACATTGTCAAGTGATCATATCAAATAACTCTAAAGAATACTAATCGGCATTTAGTGGAGAAAGTTTGCCTAATGTAAAATGCATATAGCCAACATCAATGAGAAAGCTCTTAAATTCTTCACCTTCCATTGCTCCATCTCTAAAGCTAGACTGAGAAGATTAATCATTGTATACTTCACTACGTCCCTTAAACCCTTTTCCTTCTTAAATAGATAAATAATCAAAAGGGAGATAGTGATTAAAGCTTCACATCAGAAAAAAGCATAAGTCTAAATGAATGAATGATAAACAATCAACTTGGAAGACATAAGCTATGCAGAAAAATGGCGTACTCCAacaaaaattgacttatttttttgataactaatCAAAAGGGAGATTATGCTTAAGCTTCacatcagaagaaaaaaaacacacataagACTAAAAATGAATGATAAACAATCAAATTGGAAGATGTAGCCAAGAGGCCTTCGGCCCAATGGCATCAGCTTGCACTTAGGTGCTAGGAGAAACGAGGCGTTCAACTCCCGTTCCACGGAGTTAATTTAACTATTCCAACAATACTGACTTTTACCGATTGAAAAAGAATTGGAAGATGTAAGTTATGCAGAAAAATGGGGTAATCCAAGAATTGACTTACTTTCCCTCATACACTTTGGCATGAGCACCCTCTCCAATCTTGGGACCAACAAAGAGAAGCTTCGGATCAATCACCCACTTGGCTTCCAAATTGAACTCTCCCATGGAATTAAACCCAAACCCAGATCCcatctcccttctctcttcaaAACTTATCAAAAACCCACAAATACAAAACCTTTCTACACCATCCCAGTTCCTAAATTGCCCTCATCCACAAATATAGCCAACAGACAAGTTCATAAATGGGTGTTAGAGAAGGAGACAGAGCGAATAGGTAATGGAAATTTTAGAGACCAACAAAATGTTCAGAGGAACACTTCAACAGCAAACATATGAGCAGAAAACAAGCTCTGCTCTGTTTAATTGGGAATGGAGCGGAGATAATAAAGAATCAAAGGAATATCTGAATTGtgtattgaaaattttgagagaaaatCAAGCTCTCAAGAGGGGTTTTGAGGTGAAATGGGTGGAATTTATTAGGGGTATTTATCGACTCGCCAAGCATGGAACAAGTGCTCtgcttttctttccttttcttgatCTGATCTGATGATATAAATAGCCGCCGAAGTCATGCACCCATCAGAGAAACGGTGAAGTCCACTTGAAATAGTGCTATTTTGTAGTACatcatttttaaaatgttttttccaTTCCGttttaacaacaaaaatatttagaaTCATCAGCTTGATacaattttcaatatttttttcccattccatttttacaagaaaaagataTATAATCATCAGCTTGTCGCACTCGGAAGTCCGAACTTTTTGACTATGAACATCATCTTGGGTCAAATTTGATCGCAAAAATGATCCTTATGATAGGATTATAGTTTTCATTTTATTAGAATGGtcccttttttttagaaaaaaaaacataatagaATTGAACAACTACTAGAATATAATTGcttaattctttgttttctcaACGAGATTGATCTTTATTCTGATTGATCGAAAGTATTCGCCTTATGATTgaattatatttattttataagatAGTAGTATGTCTTATAGAGTCATTATTtcactaaaaaaatataaatcaatCAAACAACTACTGGAGTAGTATTTTGTAAATTAAATTATCTAGTTAAATTATATATTGTCTACGTAAATGAAAGATTTTGAGAACCAATGGTAGTCTCCAGTGAGTCCATTCCAAGCGAAAAACACGTTGCAGTAAAAGGAagagatgaaaaagaaaaacccaaagAGGTTTGGCTAAATTGGTAAGAGAAAGCAAATAAATGTTTGTGTCTTTCACGagatttcattttcaaatccTACACATTTCGAACCTTGGAGTCACTGAAGGGTTGCCCGGTCGTTAATTCCAGGGCCCGGACGAAGTGCGCCAAAGTTGTCTCGGTTATCCGGTTATCAAAAagagatgaagaaaaaaaaaatgttcaaaaaactAGATGCCATTATGGATATGGCTATGGGGATGGTAGATATAATATACGTAATTATTTAACAATAAGGAACTTAAATGAAATTAAACAAGCACATGGAAATGGAACCTCATCTTGGGGACAACATCAATAGAAGATGATGGGCTCAGGTCCCCTctttaggttttttttatttgttggttCCTTGCTTGAGTGTCCGACactgttttcttgttcttttctctgGTTTCCCCTATTAAAAATTTATGTTTTCACACTACAATTAAAGGGTGGTTGGAGAGGTAAACTTTGTTGACTTCCATGGATATAACTTACCTGCTCTGGGTAATCCCCCCAGCTGCAGGTTGGTCTGACTCCCATTTCCACAACTTTGGCCGAGAACTCTCCGAGTTAGTTTTTCGCAGGTTAATCAAGGTTGATCGCAAGGACACTCATCCGGCCAACTGTCTTGCAAAACGGGCTTTGTTGTCCTCTACCACGTCATAAGCTGCATAGAAAACACCATTTTGAACAGGAGCTACTACCGACCTTcacgttttgtttttgtttttgtagctTTCCTTCTCGTACATATTGTTGCTGTATTTTTGCAAAactatttgacttttttttctgaaaagatCAAACAAATGAATTCTAATCTCGAGGAACTTGTGATGATTATTGCTCCTACATTCCACCACCCTCACTCAAAATGCTAATTGTTCAAATCTCCGAGCTTAGAATTGTTCAAGTTTGATTGAAAAACTTAAAGAactcaaacaaatttttaaatatatcTTGTTGATCGGTAGTCCAATCTTATACGAGCTTTAATCGAGCCAATCACGAGTAATCTTGAGTAACTCGAGAGGTCACTAGCCGAACAAGAGCACTAGTGTCTTGTTCAAGCCTAATGTCAACGTTTTACGAGCTTTAAAAAATTCTCGCTATGTTTATTTACATAATACTAAATCGATCTGAAACGATCTTTTAACAAACGAGAACACAAAGTTAAACTCCAAGTAAACTTGATTCAGTAATGTTGTACAATTGGACTTCACCAAAGTCGTGTCGGTGTTCGAAATTTGCAATGCGTAAGCCATGGACTTCTTTGCACTGATTACCTTCCAAAAAAAGGTCCGAATCCACAAAAGTAAAACATCAAATCTCGTGTCtgtctttttggtttttcctttggacttttttttttctaagagGAAAGACGTGGCGAAGAGAAAGCTGTCGGTGGTCTCGCCTTCCACAATTGACTTGTTTTCCAACTAATTTATTTATAACTTGCATGTCATGGCGAGCTTACACACACCGATTGGATTAATCCCATCGCCCCCTTCGGGAGGGGTTCTCAATTAAAGCTAGAGCTCTTACCCTGGAGAAATTGTTAGCACCTGAGAGATTTTAAACATAAGACCTTAGGAGGGAGTGAACTCCTGAGTCTCAGAACTCGACCAATAGACCAACTCTTGGGGGTTTTTTTCCAACTAATTCAGAACTCGTGTtggttgaagttttttttttttggttgacaaCGGAGGAACGGCTCTACAACAAGGCCATTATATGGACTCAACTGTACAACCCAACCTCCGGAGAAACTAGCGTGACTAAACCAATCATGACCCCCCACTAATGTCCAGGTACTCACCCGGTAAGAAATCGAACCCTTAACCTTGAAGAGTACTCCTAAAGCTCGAGCATCTGCCCAAACCACTGGGCCAACTTGTGTGTGTGCTAGTTGACGATTGGTGATCGGACAATTCTGCTTTGAACTACAATTACACATTGCTAAGATTTCAATTCTGCTCCAAACAGCAGAAGAAGCAATTCATCAAACTTATTTGCGATACGTTTCGCAAATGGTTTTTACTTAATGCAACACCGACAATCTGAATTCAAAAAACAGTCATGCTACCATCACTTTGGCTTTGgaatcccctttttttttaaatcttcttCTATCTATTTAATGGATTGGATTAAAACATCAAGTGTAGCAGGCCGAATCTCACAAGACATTGGGCCTGATACGGGCAGCCCACTTCACTGGGGTGGCATGTTTGGGCTGAACGCAAGTGGGCTGCTCGGACAGTCATGCCGTTCGCTGAAGCCCATATAGCGAGCCCAGTCTGTGCTTGCCTTCTGTGTTTTCCTTGGACTTTTTCCTAAGAGGAAAGATGTGCACCATTCAAAATTGTACCTCGGGGGAGCCATCCAACGATAAGTCCCGGTTTCGGCAGTCATCTCTGTTCATGAATCGTCCTTGCCAAACCGAAATCCGCCAGCTTAACCATTTTGCGATCTCCCGTCAAGAGTAAGCTCCCTGGAAAACAAATAACATAAAAAGTAAATCATTAATCTTTGTCACAGATGACTCTTGAAAACCATAGGGGACTcgagagagaacaaaaaatgCCGGCGAACCCCCACTGCCACAAGGAACTGTATTGAGTTGAAAGAACTTTGACGAGAAGCAAAAACAATGATAGAAGAGAGGGATGGggatttgggggggggggggggggggaacacTTACAAGTTGTTGGGAACCAAGAGGGGTATTAAATTCTAGGTTCGCAAGATCAGCAATTCGACATGTGGATTTTTATCTCTTGTAGTTATTATGTGAACATCAAAGGACCATCATTTAGTCTGGAATCATCGAGGGCAACATAGGAATCCCAAATCTCATTGTATAACAATGAGTCATGATCCATGTCGTTGCCATCAGTAGCTTGTGATTCACTTGCCAACGAAGTGTAAGTCTCCATATCATTCTTGGATGGAGGATCAGAGGATGAAAGGACGAGATGCTTCTTTGACAAGCTTGGCTTCCTATTTAACATTTGGAAAAACACTGGAGATGTAAGAAGAAACCACCAAAGCTAAAATAGAGATGACGAGATACAAAAGAAAGGAACTGAACACATCCAACATTTGGAGTAACTTTCGGGCATAACCTTAAGAGGCaatttttatcatcacaaatGTCATCAATCACATATAACCCTTACATAGCAGAATGGATAAAAAGGGGTCATGTAGCCGACCTTAATTGGTTGGGACAAAAATATTGTGGTTTCATTTAGTTTACAACCAAAAATAATGCCATCAGTCAATATGATACCATCACCTGAGATGTCAACAGGATTTACCATCCCATGACTTCTTTTGTGTTGGAAGTGATTCCGTTAACCTTCAGAATTTTTTCCACAAGATGAATTTCTATAACATGAGTATTGGGAatattacttcactaagtgtcCACCATTTCAATATTTGACTTTTATTAAGTATATTCACGTGTCGTAGCAACAAAACATGAAGTTTGTACAATGAACATAGTTGAAAGGAGCTTGTATTCCAAAATATGGATTTCATTACCAGGGAGATTTTCCGGATGGGTATAGCATATTCCTTCCTCTTGGTCGACTGTTGGGATGAGCTCTTCAATGAACATATGCAGTTCCAAATTTCCCACTCCGCATTTTGCAGCTAAATGTTCTAAGAGCTCTATTTCTGATGGATCAAATCACACCAGTAGGCAATCCAGGCAATGTTTGAGAAACCTATACACGAAAAGCAATGTGAAGACGATTAACAATTAGTATCACTcatatattatatttttgtataaaatccTAAATACATCACCGGAAAACTCATTCTGTGAAACACCAATATTGCGAAAAGTCCCATGTTGGTGGCTAACTATCAAACTATATGCCAGAGTTAGAGCTTACATCACTACTGTCAACGCGATAATGGCATTTTGGGCATTCATGATTCGATCCCGTCTTTGATTTGTTATGCAAGAGGTAGACCAGCAGTTTTCACTTTGTTTGCAATTCCTTTGTAGTCAATCAGCCAACTCTTGCATCACCGATTCACGTACGACTCACAGCTATTTCCGATTTATGtagcctattcgtatcgattacgCACTGAATCAGGCCTGGGATCCTCTGGCCCCGCTCTCTATCCCATGCTCAACAAGCAACACGTATCTGCTCACAGGCAAAAACTAAAGGTCACACCACAGCTAATCTTTTCAATACTGTGAAAACCCAATGCTTTCTAAGGCATATCATCACCACCCTTGTCAATGCCCTCATCTGCTTAGCCCCTACAAACCCCAAGTTACAAAAGCAAAACTCGAATTCATCAATTTAAAAACCAGATGCAATAGCCCTCCCTTGATTTTTCATTATCCGAGAAGGAATTGCTAGAATATTAAAAACTAAGACATAAAATTGGTGAAAAGATCTGAATACGAAACCATAGGCAAATGCAAACATGTGTTCATCTActgattccttttttttttgaactgcagtTCATCTACTGTTGGTTCATtcgttgtgtgtgtgtgtgtgtgtctgagagagagagagagagttcacaTTTCAGAAGTGAGGATATTGTGGTGGAGGGGGACAGGGAGGGGGGGAGATCGACACGGAGTGGCCGTCCAGAGAGATGGTGTCGCAACGGCAGCCGTTTGTCAGTCCATGAAATTTTTGGGCAAACATAGCAGGGGAGATGACAAAGGAGGGATTGGGTGTGGTGTGACCTTTTAGTTTTTCTTAGTGACGGGAATGTGTCGCATTTTGAGGGCTGGGAAAGAGTGGAAACAAGGAGTTGTGACAAAGGATCCTAGGCCACTGTATCAATTCGTACAATACGCATCGTACGATTCAAACAactatatttaaaaaaaatagaatcgTTAGAATGACTAATTGGGTGTTCAACTTTGGAGTGAGAATGATATACAACTCTCCCCCCAGAGATTAGGTTAGGACTCTCAGCTGGTCACCTGGTGTTGTGCAAATAGGAGTGCTTAAGCCCTTTTGTCTCTTTGGCAGTTAATTACACCACAAAAATTAATTCTCTAGAAGACTGCATGtgttggaagaaaagaaaaataacacgTGCAAATCCACTTCAATATAGTATGTATAAGCATGAACTAGTTTAATGGCCAAACAAAGACCCCATAAATAAGTACTAACTTGGGTTGGAACTTACCTAGCCTACCATGTACTATTAGAACAGAAAATCTAGTTTCTTATCACCATCGCCCTGTCACAGCTCTCTCCATGAAATCCTCACTCTGACACACTAGCAATATACGACTGAATGAGAGTCCTCATGACGATGCCACATGTAAAGTGAGAGAATAAGGTGAGGAATCTACACAATTACCATCACAAAGAAAATACATTATGttcaaaattcataaaagaaaaatataattaataagtCAATAGGAGGAGTACTTGAGTTGTTAGAAGAGTAAGACTTACATTTCAATAGTGATACCTTTAAAGAAACCGTCACTCTAGTACCAAGATATATGTAAAGACATGATAGTGACGGCAAGAGCATAAGACCAATATCATGGAACTCTTTAAAAGCCAAAATCAGATCCATGCAGACAAACATGtaagaaacaaaataatacgacttcaaataaccaaatttggcCAAACTACCATATCAGTCAACAAGATGCAAGACACCTCCTAAAATAAGAAGATAATGACATGAAAACCCAATGTAGTGATAGACACGGAGATGATCGCTATGAATATGTTGAcacaaaagccttaaaaaaaatggacagtGATGCATGCTAGAAAGAATCATGTCATGCATATTGATATAAGAAAAATATTAGTTTATCATCTAGATACTTCTACTTATAATTGCATAAATGTGAGATGAATCATGACAACTACCATATATAATACATAATACTACTATATGACAATGCCTAATTATCTATCCGTTAGTATAAATATTGGATATACCTCATAAGTTGCTAAAACAATGGAGCGACATAGAAATAATCGAACCAATGACCTGTGAGGAAATCCTTCACGTTGCCAACAAAGTAATCCACTAGTGTCATGGGCAGTTTTCATGCACCATCACCCAATCTCCGTCCTCCAACACTGATTTTAATCCTATTACGTAGGGGTGACCCATTCTCGTCACCTTCTCGCACGTTGAGAGCACGTTATCATCACTTTGAAGTTTTGACAGACTATAAGGTAACGTCTCTGTCATCGGTCCATCGGAATGCTTGAAGCCCGGCGAGAAGCCTTCAAATGGTGGCTATGCAGGAGCTTCAAACGTGACTACACTAGACTTTCGCCAACCATATGATCATAGTCTAGTGTAGACACGTATGAAGCTCCTACGAAGCCACCATTTGAAGATTTCTTGCCGGGCTTCAAGAATTTTGATGAACCGACAACAGAGACGTTGCCTTGTAGACTGTGAAGACTCCGAAGTGATGATAAAGTGCTCTCCACGTGCGATAAGGTGATGAGAATGGGTCACCCCAATGTGTTAGGATTAGAATCAGTGTTGAAGTACGAAGATCGAGTGATGGTGCATGAAAAACTACCTATGACCCTCGTAGATTACTTTGTTGGCAACGTGAAGGATTTCCTCATAGGTGATCGGTCCGATTATGTCTATGTCGCTCCATTGTTTCAGCGACTTATGAGGTATTTCCAATATGTTTTTGCCTTTTTATGTTATGCATTGTCTTTTCTACTGGTTTTAAATTAAAAGGTATTTGAAATGGGAGGTAGAATTCACCTATAGTAACAGATAGTAATTGTGCTGCTTAAAATCAGCTTCctcataaaaaagaaagaagccaAAATTCCCTTTTTTTACATATCAaacattttgaatgaaaaatatgaatatTCTTGCGTGGACATGATTTATGGGACCTTAAATTGTAGTTCATAGTCCTTTGTGTCCAGTTGTTACTAGTGAGGGTTACATGTATTGTACTGCAGTATTTGCTTATGTATAAATGATTAATTGCTAAGATTAGatttttcttataattttgTTTCTATCGAAATGCATCTAAATGATGCAATAATGCAAGTTCTTTGCCCTTTAGCCCTCTCATAGCATGGTCACTAAAAGGAGGTCTCATGTCATTTTCGAACACATGTACAATAATCTCCTTGACTACCACGTAGCAAAGTATTCAATTAACAAGTATAATAAGGATAGACACGAtaataatgataaaaaaaatgtgggtGGGAAAGGAAGTAggaatatatattatatatggtAGTTGTCATGATATATTACATTTATGCAATTATAAGTAGAAGTATATAGATTATAAACTAGACTAAACGTTTTTCTAACATAATGTGCATGAAACTGATTCTTTCTACAACTTACAAGCATCACTGTCCATTTTTAAAGGATTTTATAACAATCATCTCCGTATCTAAACTACAAAGAGTATAACACTACATCAGGTTTCCGCATCATTGTTTCTTATTTTAGAAATTGTATCACATTCTTGTTGACTGATATGACAGTTTTCCCAAATTTGGCAAATTGAAGCCCTATTattttttcttacatttttGTCTACAAGGAGCTGATTTTGGCGTTTAAAAAGTTTCCTGATATTGGTCTTATGCTCTTGCCATCACTATCCTGCCTCTACATATATCATGGTACTAAAGGGACTGTTTCTTTGAAGATATCACTATTGCACTGCAAGTCTTACTCTCCTAACTACTCAAGTACGTCTCTCTTGGCTTAATAACTTTATTTTTCTCTTAGAAATTTTGAACATAATCTATTTTGTTCATGGATGGTATTTGTGTAGATTTCTCACATGATTATCTCACTTTACATTGTGGCACCGTCATAAGGACTCCCATTCAACTGTATATTGCTACTGTTCCAAAGTTGGAGAATTTCATGTCAAGACTCAAGAGCTATGAAAGGACGATGATGGTaagaaactaaattttttgtacttttagtACGCGGTAGTACTCATTTATGGGATCCTAGTTTTTTGCCATTAAACTCGTTTGTGCTTATACATATGATGAAAATTTGTAAACTTATCAACACAAAGTACCATGCTTGTTATGACAAGTCACATCATTGATATCTTTGAATTAGAAAACATAAAAAGCAAACTAAAGCCATGAAAAAGAGTTTTGCTACACAATCAAAGAAAGCCAAAGAGCAATAAGAAAACTATGGTTTAAAACAAAACATGCAGAATACAAAAATGACACAGACAGAAAATAAACATACACTTCTAGGATTCAGTTGTTCAACAACCAACTATAGAGAACTCCAGACAATAATAACCAAATATTATGCCAGAACCACTATTCTGGCAAAGGATCATGACTACCATTGTCAGGTCACAACTAACACTTAGAAGTGGAATAATTATCAATGAGTTAATACACAAATCATATTGTGCCCCAAATAAAATTGTATCATTCAAAATTAgctacaaaaataaccaaaactaaaatgggAAAACATAGTACTAAAAGGGAACTACAACAACCATATACATATCCAAGTACAAAGTCATGAAAGGAGCAAAAATTGAGTCCTTCAACGATGGGATGATGGCATGGATGAAACTATAAGACAAGGAATTCATAATGAAAATGAGGAACACAATCAAAGCATTCACATGCTATAGGTTATGGGATAGGAAAACACTTTACCAACCTTTTGTTC
Proteins encoded in this window:
- the LOC131302649 gene encoding serine/threonine-protein kinase STY13-like codes for the protein MGSGFGFNSMGEFNLEAKWVIDPKLLFVGPKIGEGAHAKVYEGKYKNHSVAIKMVPNGDTPEEIAKRNGRFAREVAMLTKVEHKNLVKFIGACREPVMVIVTELLSGGTLRKYLLNRRPRSLDMHVAIGFALDIARAMECLHSHGIIHRDLKPENLLLTADHRTVKLADFGLAREESLTEMMTAETGTYRWMAPELYSTVTLRQGEKKHYNHKVDAYSFAIVLWELIHNKLPFEGMSNLQAAYAAAFKNTRPSADDLPEELALIVTSCWREDPNARPNFSQIIQMLLNYLCTISPLEPIIPPRIFASENAVFPPQSPGLSSLMPVRRDFGETPNTPAENTRGSFFFCFGQCTDRESGV